A stretch of DNA from Desulfobotulus mexicanus:
CATATCGAACTTGATATACGTGCAATAAAAACGATTATGGGCATGGATGAATTCAGGTGTAAAAGCCCTGAAATGATTAAAAAAGAATTTTGGGTGTACATGCTGGCATATAATTTTATAAGGCTTGTGATGGCACAGGCAGCACATAGTAGTGGTACCCAACCTCGTAAGCTAAGTTTCAAGCACACAGTCGAACTTTGGCTTAATRCCATGGAGTCGATTCATTTATGGAGTAAAGAGCAGYTTTTTGCATTTTTWAAGCTGATAGCACAACAGCGTGTAGGTAACAGGCCCGGCCGAATAGAACCTCGTGAACGTAAAAAAAGGCCTAAAAAATTTCCAAGGCTCAATAAACCAAGAGATGAAAAAAGACTTGAAATTATGAAAAATTGGGACGTTAAATGTTAAATTCAGTGCCATTGGGGTCTGACCCCTTTAGCTTGTTAAGCATGTCCTGCCCAAGGGCTTTCGAAGGATCAGGGACTATGGATTTCTTCATAGCAAAGCCAAAAAGCTGCTTTCACTCGTTCAATATGTCCTGCGTGTCCAGCTTGAGAGTATGACTCCTGTCCCAAGGGCTTCTTTCAGCTGTCCTCGCTGCAAGGCTCCCATGGAGGTTCTGTTTTTTCTTCTGAGACCCAGATGAAAAGGATTCATTGGTAATAACCAGGCATTAACTGAATCGTGGAGGTGGCAAAGCTATGAAAATACAGTGCTTTTTTTAAGCCTTGTAAAAGGCCTTGCCCCTCTGCGTCCTCAAAAAATTCTTCCTTCCAGACTACCTCCGGATACACCGCTTCCAAAAAATGCTATTTTCTTATAATAGAAACCTGTCGGGGATGCCGCTACGGGCTGGTTCAACGTCGGATAAGATCGTGGTTCGTCCCTCACACGATCTATCCTTATTTGTTAGTATTATGCCGCCCGTATCTGATTTATTAGACGAAATATTCCTTTACTTAAAGGTAAAGAAACTTTTCCTGCGCGCTCGTAACCATAATTCATAAGATGGTACATTAATGATACAATTGAATTACTCACATTATATAGAGTTAAAATATCATTGTTCTTCCCACCCAAGTCAAAAGAAACTGGACTTTTTAGCCATTCAGTATTTCTCAACACTATATCATGATCATGAAGAGCTCCTTTATAAGGATACCAAACACCGTGGGTGTGCTGATAATTAACTTTATTTCGAATTTGAGATGGCCAATTTCCTTTTGCGGCACCAGACATATGTAAAGCCGCTTTAATATTTGAAATCAAAGTTAATGCATCCGACTTATGCTTTCCAAGTCCGGTAGTATTTGAAATATTATCAATCAACCATATAAGCAACTTTGAAAATGACAACCACGTATCAGCATGTGAGTCTTTTAGTTTGTTGAACTTAATTTTATTATTCAAAATTGATGAAAAATAGAATCCATTTTCTATACTAGAAACACCGCCATCTAGCTCCGTTACACTCGCAATTTGAAATACTTTATCAACATAATCCCCCTCCAATTGACTACATGCCAATCCATAAATTCGCAATAGAGCATGAGCCGCAAAAAAAGCAGAATAATACATTTGAACAGCTGCCCATCCCGTACTCTTTGGCAATTTATTAATCTTTCCCACACTCCATATAGATTCAATCGCCGCTTGAGCAAATCTATTACAATCGTTTGCTAAAGATGCATGTAAGATTTCTGATTGCTGAAACTGTAACTCAAATTCAGTTGCTCGATTTTTTGTGGATGGCTCTAGACACTCGGAAACTAAATAGTGACCATTTGCAACCCATGCCTTCAGGTCAGATTCCGTTAATAATTTCACTTCAAATATTTCATTCAACGAAAGCTGGTGAATTATTTTTATCTCAGGAATCATTTAAAGAGTAAACTCCTGTTTTAATGACTCCTCTAGGTGATCTACGATCGGCTTATAAGCATTAGTAGGGGTTGCAAGCTTGGCCGGTTTAATTCTTTGACCAGTAATTTCCGTAAACTCATAATAATTATCTACTGAGTAAATTGCTCCGAATCTGTCTTTTACTCTCGCAGTAATTATTGGAAAAAAACCCGAAATTGCTTTAAAGACAGTTGTATTAAACGCTTGCTCCTCTAACTTATGGGGGACTAAAACTCCTTCATTGAAAGCAATCAAATAAGAATTAAATATTTCATATATTTCGTCTGAATTCTTGTTTCCAAATACTTTCACTAATGGCTTTACGGCAGTGTTAAACACCGAACGTGTTATCTTCCCCTTTTCTCTCTTCGATGCTGACAGCCTGTTATATAGGACACTGTCATTTTCCGTCGAAAATGTATCGAATAGCTCTCTGAGATATTGCTCAGTATCATTCTCATACTCGGCCATTTTCTTTATATCTAGGAGAAGCTCGGTAGGCACGCCTTTCTGCTTTGAATTGATATCGATAAATAGCCTAGATTCATCACGTTTAGATAAATTTTCATAAACTACAACAGGTATTCTGAGAGCCGTTTTTGCGAGCTTAAACCCGTAAACTCGATGCTGTCCATCTATGATTAAAAACGCCTTATTAATGCTCAAAAAACTTACGGACTTCCTCTTTGAATCATAATAAAAATCAGAGTCTTCTTGAGCTGATAAGACAATTGAACTAGGTATTGTCCCTAATCCTGAATCAATGTAATTAGCTATTTCGGCCGCTCTTTTTTTATCCAATTCTCGTTGAAAACCTTCAATAGGGTCTTCATCGCGATTCACAACGAAACATGTTTCTGCAAGCACGTCACTCGGCATAGTAAATGAGTAAAACCTATAATCACCTTGGCGAACTAGACTTACACTACCATAGCTTACTTTGTCACTCATCTGACTTCCTTAGTTTGATACCAAGTTTGAATTATAACACCTCTATACCAATGAGACCTTCTCCTAAACCTACTATCTAGCCTGCTGGATTCCCACCCGCATCTTTTGA
This window harbors:
- a CDS encoding DGQHR domain-containing protein, yielding MSDKVSYGSVSLVRQGDYRFYSFTMPSDVLAETCFVVNRDEDPIEGFQRELDKKRAAEIANYIDSGLGTIPSSIVLSAQEDSDFYYDSKRKSVSFLSINKAFLIIDGQHRVYGFKLAKTALRIPVVVYENLSKRDESRLFIDINSKQKGVPTELLLDIKKMAEYENDTEQYLRELFDTFSTENDSVLYNRLSASKREKGKITRSVFNTAVKPLVKVFGNKNSDEIYEIFNSYLIAFNEGVLVPHKLEEQAFNTTVFKAISGFFPIITARVKDRFGAIYSVDNYYEFTEITGQRIKPAKLATPTNAYKPIVDHLEESLKQEFTL